In Bradyrhizobium symbiodeficiens, the genomic stretch AGCTCTCGAACCAGGGCAGGAACTCTTCCAGCCGTGCGGTGCGGTTATAGTCCTCGCGCCGCCACTGATAGGTCGGCGGCATATGGCGTTCGGCAACCCAGTTGATCAGATGGTTGCCCGCCGCGTCCGGCGCCTTGCTGATGGGATAGCAGACGAATTTCAGGATCTCATGGCCGGCCATGATCATGGTGCGGCCGGTCAGGAAGGCCTTGGACGGCGTGACGCCGCGCCAGAGGATGCGGCCGTTCCAGATCGGCGGACCTTCGCCCGGGTACAGCTTTTCGCGCACGGCGGAATGGATGCCGTCGGCGGCGATCAGGATCGCGCCGTCGTAAGTGCCGGCGGCCTTGCCGGTCGCCTTGTCGATGAAGTCGGCGCGCACGCCGTTCGCGGTTTCGGTCCAACCGGTCAGGTGATGGCTGGTCAGGATGTTGCCTCGCCCGAGCCGTTCGACCGCGGTGTCCAGCAGGATCTGCTGGAGGGTGCCGCGATGGATCGAGAATTGCGGCCATTTGTAGCCGGCCTCAAGGCCGCGCGGCTCGCTCCAGATCGGCTTGCCGTGCTTGGAGAAATAGGCGAGCTCGCGCGTCCGCACGCCGCTGGCATCGAGCTTGTCCAGCAGCCCGAGCTCGATCAGCTCGCGGACCGCATGCGGCAGCACGTTGATGCCGACGCCGAGCGGCTTCAGTTCCGCGACGCTCTCGAACACTTTCACGGGAACGCCGATTCCGTGCAGGCTGAGCGCAAGCGCCAAGCCGCCGATGCCGCCACCGGCGATGAGTACCGTCATGACAAAATCCCCCCTCGATTGAAGGCGTCTTCGCACAGCCGGGCGGCCGTGGGCAACTGCGAAGACGTCCCCTATGGACGGCGCGGCTGAGGGCCGTTAACGTCCGATTTTCCCCATGAGGTCCGACATGCTCAAGCTCTACTACGCGACCGGCACCTGCGCGCTCGCCACCTACATCACCCTGGAGGAGGCCGGCGCCGACTACACGGCCGAGCGGCTGAGCTTCAAGGACAACCAGCAGAACAGCCCGGATTATCTCAAGATCAACCCGAAGGGCCGCGTGCCGGCGCTGGTGACGGATCGGGGCGTCCTCACCGAGACGCCGGCGATGCTGGCTTACGTCGCCCAGACTTTCCCGAAGGCGAAGCTCGCGCCGCTCGACGATCCCTTCGATTTCGCCCAGGTGCAGTCCCTCAACTCGTATCTGTGCTCGACCGTGCACATCAACCATGCCCACAAGATGCGCGGTGCGCGGTGGGCGGCGCAGGAGAGTTCGTTCGCAGACATGAAGGCGATGGTGCCGAAGACCATGGCGGCCTGCTTTGCCCTGATGGAGCAGAAGATGTTCAGGGGACCCTGGGCGATGGGCGAGCAGTACACGATCTGCGATCCCTATCTCTACACGCTCTCCACCTGGCTCGAAGGCGACAGCGTCGACATCAACGCCACGCCGAAGATTGCCGACCATTTCAAGCGCATGTCGGATCGTCCCGCGGTGGCGAAGGTGATGGCCGCGCAGAAGGCGTGAGAGGGCGGCTCTTGTAGGGTGGGCAAAGGCGCAAAGCGCCGTGCCCACGATCTTTTTTCCGGCGGCGACAGGTGGTGGGCACGCTCCGCTTCGCCCACCTACGAGAGCTTGCGCTTAACCTTCTCCAATTCCTGCCCTGTCTCCAGCATCAGCCGCCGCAGCCAGATCGAGCCCGGGTCCATCTGGGCGCGGGTTGGATAGAACATGAACTGCGCGTCGATCCCGGGGTCGAGCGGCGGCGTCACCGTGACCAAGCCGAGCTGCTTCGACAGCGCTGCGATCAGCCGGCGCGGCACGAAGGCGACGAGGTCGGTGCGGGCGGCGACGTGCACCGCTTCGAGATAGCCCGGCACGACCAGCGAAATGTGCCGCTCGATGCCCTTGCTGCGCAGCCAGGTGTCGATCAAATCCTCGGGCTGGCCACGAATGATCACGCCGACATGGCGCGCGGCCAGGAAGGTTTCGCGCCGCTTCAGCTTCGCAACCATCGGATGGCCGCGCCGCACCGCAAGCGCGTCGCTGTCGGTGTAGAGCAACTGGCGGTGAAAGCCTTTGAAGGCGTTGCCGATCGAGATCACCAGATCGATCGTGCGTGCGAATTCGGCGTGGAAAATCGCAGGACCCCGCCATGGCACGACGTCGATGCGGACATTGGGCGCTAGCCGCGTCACCTTCTCCATCAAGGGCGGCATCAGCAGCTCGACCGCGAGATCCGGCATCATCAGGCGGAATTGCCGCTCGCTGCGCGCGGCATCGAATTCCTCGGGCACGAACAGCCCGCGTACCTGATCGAGCGCCTGTGCCAGCGGCGCGCGCAGCGCCTGTGCCCGCGGGGTCAGCTCCATGTGCGCACCGGTGCGCACCAGCAGCGGGTCGCCAAAGATGTTGCGCAGGCGCTGGAGCGCGTGGCTCGCGGCCGGCTGTGACAGACCCATTCTCAGGGCGGCGCGGCTGACATTGGCCTCGCGCAGCAGCGCGTCGAGTGCGGTCAGCAGGTTCAGGTCAAGCGAATTCAAATTCATGAGGCGAATAGATATCATATTCGCTATTGATTTGAAGAATGATCATTTTCCCGCGATGATCTCCGTGTTGCCACCAAACGGAGATGCCGCAATGAGCGCGAGCGCCAACAAGAAACTGATGCAGGACATTTTTGCCGCGGCTGCCGATCCGGATCCGGCCGCGCGCGACCGCGCCCTCTTTACCTCAAGCCTTGCCGACGACGCCCGATGGGTCGTGACCGGTCAGTATTCCTGGTCGAGGACCTTTTCGGGCAAGCAGTCGATCCTCAACGATCTGCACGCCTATGTGCGCACCCGCCTGGTCGACCGCACCCGGACTGTCGCCCACCGCTTCATCGCCGATGGCGACGTCGTCGTGGTGGAAGCCAAGGGCGACAACGTCACGCCGGAGGGCGTCCGCTACGACAACGACTACTGTCTGGTGTTTCGTCTCGAGGGCGGCAAGATCAAGGAGATTCGGGAATACTGCGACTCGATCCTGACTGAGAAGGCACTTGGGCCCTTTCCGCAGACACCCGTGAGGGCAGCGCGCTGACCGGATTGAACCGCGTCGCGTCCGCCGGGCGGTCCTGTTCGTCACAGCCGGCGATGGTCATGCGGGCCTGGCGGACGCTCGTGGACATCGTGCGGGTCCGGCGGGAGCGGTCCCGCGCCCGGTTTCAGCTCGCAGCCATGACCGAACGGGAGCTGCTGGACTGCGGCATGACCAGGTCCGAGATCGAGTACGAGTTGAGGAAGCCCCGTCGGCAGCGGTAGGGCGCCGCCGCCGTTTTCCCGGCACCGGGTGGGAACCTTTGGCTTTCCCCCGGCGTTTCGTCCGTTCCGGGGCAATCGCGCCCTTGGCATCGCGCGCGTTGGGAAATCTATGCTGGCTGGGGCTTCGGACGTTTCGACACATGTGGGCCTTAGCTTCCCCGGACTCCGCGAAAAACTAAGAGACGCCACTGCGGTTGCGCACCGGGACCTCGATGCGCAGCTGACGTCGTTGGATCTCGCCACCTTGTCCGGCTACCGTCGTTTTCTGCAAGCCAGTGCGGGCGCGCTTTTGCCGCTCGAGGCGGCGCTCGTCGAGGCCGGCGTTGCCAGAATGTTTCAGGATTGGCCGGAGCGGTCGCGCAGCGCTGCAATTGCGGCTGATCTCGGCCGGCTTGGGAGCGCCGCGCAATCCACGGTGTCGGTGCTGCCCCTGACACGAAGCGGCGTGCTCGGCACGATGTATGTGCTGGAGGGCTCCCGGCTCGGCGCCAAATTCCTGCTCAAGGCGGTCGCTGACGCTGCAGATCCGCGCATCGGTGAGGCCACG encodes the following:
- a CDS encoding flavin-dependent oxidoreductase, with the translated sequence MTVLIAGGGIGGLALALSLHGIGVPVKVFESVAELKPLGVGINVLPHAVRELIELGLLDKLDASGVRTRELAYFSKHGKPIWSEPRGLEAGYKWPQFSIHRGTLQQILLDTAVERLGRGNILTSHHLTGWTETANGVRADFIDKATGKAAGTYDGAILIAADGIHSAVREKLYPGEGPPIWNGRILWRGVTPSKAFLTGRTMIMAGHEILKFVCYPISKAPDAAGNHLINWVAERHMPPTYQWRREDYNRTARLEEFLPWFESWQFDWLDVPGLIRNCPHAYEYPLVDRDPIPRWTFGKVTLMGDAAHPMYPIGSNGASQAILDARTITREILAHGPTPAALLAYEAERRPATTDLVLLNRKNGPEQVMQLVEERAPDGYKVVTDVLSQKELEDIAANYKRVAGFQVEALNAKPPIVSKDARAGV
- a CDS encoding glutathione S-transferase family protein; amino-acid sequence: MLKLYYATGTCALATYITLEEAGADYTAERLSFKDNQQNSPDYLKINPKGRVPALVTDRGVLTETPAMLAYVAQTFPKAKLAPLDDPFDFAQVQSLNSYLCSTVHINHAHKMRGARWAAQESSFADMKAMVPKTMAACFALMEQKMFRGPWAMGEQYTICDPYLYTLSTWLEGDSVDINATPKIADHFKRMSDRPAVAKVMAAQKA
- a CDS encoding LysR family transcriptional regulator, with the protein product MNLNSLDLNLLTALDALLREANVSRAALRMGLSQPAASHALQRLRNIFGDPLLVRTGAHMELTPRAQALRAPLAQALDQVRGLFVPEEFDAARSERQFRLMMPDLAVELLMPPLMEKVTRLAPNVRIDVVPWRGPAIFHAEFARTIDLVISIGNAFKGFHRQLLYTDSDALAVRRGHPMVAKLKRRETFLAARHVGVIIRGQPEDLIDTWLRSKGIERHISLVVPGYLEAVHVAARTDLVAFVPRRLIAALSKQLGLVTVTPPLDPGIDAQFMFYPTRAQMDPGSIWLRRLMLETGQELEKVKRKLS
- a CDS encoding nuclear transport factor 2 family protein, which codes for MSASANKKLMQDIFAAAADPDPAARDRALFTSSLADDARWVVTGQYSWSRTFSGKQSILNDLHAYVRTRLVDRTRTVAHRFIADGDVVVVEAKGDNVTPEGVRYDNDYCLVFRLEGGKIKEIREYCDSILTEKALGPFPQTPVRAAR
- a CDS encoding DUF1127 domain-containing protein, yielding MRAWRTLVDIVRVRRERSRARFQLAAMTERELLDCGMTRSEIEYELRKPRRQR
- a CDS encoding biliverdin-producing heme oxygenase yields the protein MGLSFPGLREKLRDATAVAHRDLDAQLTSLDLATLSGYRRFLQASAGALLPLEAALVEAGVARMFQDWPERSRSAAIAADLGRLGSAAQSTVSVLPLTRSGVLGTMYVLEGSRLGAKFLLKAVADAADPRIGEATDYLSHGAGQRLWQSFLAKLGAEDACDDEAIAAAGAAFAAFEQAADRA